The segment AATCCGTTCAGGTTGCGATGGATCTTGATGAAGGTCTCTTGCAAAAGGTCTTCGGCGTCGCTTGGGTTGGGCACGCGGCGGGCGATGAAGGCCTTGAGGTCGTGGCCGAAGCTGAGCCAGATGTCTTCAGTGGTGAGCATGGTCGGGAAGGATGAATGGGCCGGGATCAGCGACGCATCGCTCGCACCAGAACGGCATCCACCAGCCAGGGGCTGAAACGCTGGAGACGCCACACCGCCCGGCCCGCCCACCCCAACACCACCAGCCGCGGGCGTCGCTCGGCCGCGCGCACAATGGCTGCGGCCACTTCTTCCAGCGATTGTGTGCCAGGGGCGCGGCGGCGACCGGGCTTGTGCAGGCTGCCCCCGCGGATGACGCCTTTCTTGGAGAGCTGCGCCCCAGCCGTGAAGTAGGGGCAGACGGTGCAGACGGCGATGCCGTAGCGGTGCAGTTCGGCCCGCAGACTCTGGCCCAGGTTGTTCAGCGCCGCCTTCGAGGCGCTGTAGGCGCCGCTGGTGGGGGTGCCGACGAAGCCCGCCACCGAAGAGACGTTGACGATGACGCCCCGGCTCTCTTTCAGGTAGGGCAGCGCCGCCTGGATGCAGTAGACGACGCCGAAGACATTGACGGCGAATTGCCGTTCGAGATCGCCGGCTTGCCAATATTCGCACTTACCCGAGACCAGCATACCAGCGTTGTTCACCAGCACATCGATGCGGCCAAAGTGCTCGGCCGTGCGGTCGACCAACACCTGGCACTGTTCGGGGTCGCTGACATCGAATGTGACCGGGAGGGCGAAGTCAGGCCCGCCCAACTCAGACGCCAGTTGCTCGAGTTCGGCCGTGCTACGGGCGGCTAACACCACCCGGGCGCCGGCCCGGCGAAAGGCGATGGCCGTCTCGCGGCCGATGCCGGTGGAAGCGCCGGTGACGATGACGACGCGATCGGTCAGGTTGGACATGGTGATCAGCCGGCGTACAGCCGGTCGGTGTGGGCGGCGGCGATGAAGTCGTTGAGATGCAGCCCGCCGACGAAGTGCGTCCACCACTGCACGCGCACCCGGCCCCACTCGACCAACAAGGCCGGGTGATGTCCTTCGGCCTCGGCCATGGCCCCCACCTTGTTGGCGAAGTCGAGCGCCTGCAGAAAGGTGTCGAAGCCGAAGACGCGTTCCAGGCGGGGTGTTGTTTCCTGGACGAGGCTCCAGGCAGGAAGTTGGGCAAGCAGATCGGCGATCTCGTCCGCGGTCAGGCCGCGGGCAGTCGCGTCGTAGCCGGTGCAGTGCAGGTCAGAGAGATTCATGGTGTGGTTGATGGTCAGGCATAGACGCCGTCGGTCACGGTCGCCGGGTCGGGCCAGGGGCTGGAATCGGCGAA is part of the Caldilineales bacterium genome and harbors:
- a CDS encoding 4a-hydroxytetrahydrobiopterin dehydratase, which translates into the protein MNLSDLHCTGYDATARGLTADEIADLLAQLPAWSLVQETTPRLERVFGFDTFLQALDFANKVGAMAEAEGHHPALLVEWGRVRVQWWTHFVGGLHLNDFIAAAHTDRLYAG
- a CDS encoding SDR family oxidoreductase, with the translated sequence MSNLTDRVVIVTGASTGIGRETAIAFRRAGARVVLAARSTAELEQLASELGGPDFALPVTFDVSDPEQCQVLVDRTAEHFGRIDVLVNNAGMLVSGKCEYWQAGDLERQFAVNVFGVVYCIQAALPYLKESRGVIVNVSSVAGFVGTPTSGAYSASKAALNNLGQSLRAELHRYGIAVCTVCPYFTAGAQLSKKGVIRGGSLHKPGRRRAPGTQSLEEVAAAIVRAAERRPRLVVLGWAGRAVWRLQRFSPWLVDAVLVRAMRR